The Garra rufa chromosome 18, GarRuf1.0, whole genome shotgun sequence genome window below encodes:
- the tshz2 gene encoding teashirt homolog 2, which translates to MPRRKQQAPKRAAAYEPEDEVGVQESTAEEEGENEMQTEEENSERPNSKDKEDKDNDNKSSYSFQNSPVSVLSNQEVELESRLSDGSDRLSDFKTSPPGSQKDTESQGSKLKDDMHSSLEKMRAAYANFLSDSYWSKIGLDLKVANTGSKANCDSTNGSTKSEFDWHQDALSKTLQQTLSPKPVSKPNLFSSVHLYRQSSKACGAVFTGASRFRCKDCSAAYDTLVELTVHMNKSGHYQDDNHSRQNIASTSSSKNRKRNLQDMEGKEDAQKVLKCMFCGHSFDSLQDLSVHMIKTKHYQKVPLKEPIPVITPKLVPPAKKRAFEATRPCSPDSTTGAPGYSEAQRAAGLANAPNNRYGYQNGASYTWQFETCKSQILKCMECGSSHDTLQQLTTHMMVTGHFIKVTNSASKKGKQLALDPLAIEKMQTLAEPAVNELEGEKVSPKSTASGDSERATPRDMSPDKAEKNGDKDDKQDEEDRKSTDAGFKYPYLREEDLEQGTSGGGDILKSLANTVASAINKAQTGTPSWSAYPSIHAAYQLSGVIKTASFSSSPPIQLKQNLNHKHRAIAPKGKFYQGLRGLESFQGHHNSDIKKERGGASDGKESQSSRFDLVENDDSDCQDDSSSSSKLDADCVSEENDTIKGKLSPAFSDRGNPSPSPPASNGHSSSSELVSDSQEVLSINPLSALQSVLNNHLGKANKPRPESILSHRTQSIFSELNRGLEKPVSALSASAAIRPSNSFMYTNDDQPIDLTKHKHSKLNTSLLLQSSTPVPQKHALSDIADMVKVLPKATTPKPSMPARVPVMKLETDVRRFEDVSSEMYSVHKRKGRQSNWNPQHLLILQAQFASSLFQTSEGKYLLSDLGPQERMHISKFTGLSMTTISHWLANVKYQLRKTGGTKFLKNMDTGHPVFYCNDCASQFRTPSAFISHLENHLGFQIKDMNKLPIEHPTKITEAELSKALNVRATDAQITEEESDSKFKCKLCSRTFASNHAVKLHLSKTHSKSPENHSQFVEMDKE; encoded by the coding sequence CATACGAGCCAGAGGATGAGGTTGGTGTCCAAGAGTCGACCGCAGAGGAGGAGGGCGAAAATGAAATGCAGACCGAGGAGGAGAATTCTGAGAGGCCCAATTCCAAGGACAAAGAAGACAAAGACAACGACAACAAAAGCAGCTACAGCTTCCAGAACTCTCCGGTCAGTGTCCTCTCCAACCAGGAGGTTGAGCTGGAATCCCGTCTGAGCGATGGCAGTGACAGACTGTCTGACTTTAAGACCTCACCGCCAGGAAGTCAGAAGGACACAGAGAGCCAGGGCTCAAAACTGAAGGATGACATGCACAGTAGCCTGGAGAAAATGAGGGCTGCCTATGCCAACTTCCTTTCAGACTCCTACTGGTCAAAGATTGGACTAGATTTGAAGGTTGCTAACACTGGCAGCAAAGCAAACTGTGACAGCACCAACGGGAGCACCAAGAGCGAGTTTGACTGGCACCAGGACGCACTTTCGAAAACCCTGCAGCAAACGCTGTCCCCGAAACCTGTGTCGAAGCCTAATCTATTCAGCTCCGTCCACCTATACAGGCAAAGTAGCAAAGCGTGCGGCGCCGTTTTCACAGGAGCCAGCCGATTCCGCTGCAAAGACTGCAGTGCGGCATACGACACCCTGGTGGAGTTGACGGTTCACATGAACAAGAGTGGCCACTACCAGGATGACAACCACAGCAGACAAAACATTGCCTCCACTTCATCATCCAAGAACCGAAAGAGGAACCTTCAAGACATGGAGGGCAAGGAAGATGCACAGAAAGTGCTGAAGTGCATGTTCTGTGGGCACTCTTTCGATTCTCTTCAAGACCTGAGCGTCCACATGATCAAAACGAAGCATTACCAGAAAGTGCCTTTGAAAGAACCTATTCCAGTAATCACTCCAAAATTAGTCCCACCAGCAAAGAAACGTGcatttgaagccacaaggccttGTTCGCCCGACTCCACCACAGGGGCTCCGGGTTACAGCGAGGCACAAAGGGCGGCTGGCCTCGCCAACGCTCCCAACAACCGCTACGGCTATCAGAACGGTGCTAGCTACACGTGGCAGTTTGAGACATGCAAGTCTCAGATCCTGAAGTGCATGGAGTGTGGAAGCTCCCACGATACACTCCAGCAGCTGACCACTCACATGATGGTCACCGGACACTTCATTAAAGTGACCAATTCAGCCTCTAAGAAAGGCAAACAGCTAGCCCTCGATCCTCTAGCAATAGAGAAAATGCAAACACTTGCTGAGCCGGCAGTGAACGAACTTGAAGGAGAAAAAGTTTCTCCAAAGAGCACAGCATCTGGTGACTCTGAAAGAGCAACTCCGAGGGATATGTCGCCAGACAAAGCTGAGAAGAATGGAGACAAGGATGACAAACAAGATGAGGAGGACCGGAAGTCCACCGACGCCGGTTTCAAGTACCCGTACTTGCGTGAAGAAGACCTTGAGCAGGGGACCAGCGGAGGCGGTGACATTCTCAAGTCTTTAGCAAACACGGTGGCTTCGGCAATCAATAAAGCTCAAACAGGGACCCCCAGCTGGAGCGCTTACCCCAGCATTCATGCGGCGTACCAGCTATCGGGGGTGATCAAGACTGCCTCCTTTTCCTCTTCTCCTCCCATCCAGCTCAAGCAGAATCTCAACCACAAGCACAGAGCCATCGCTCCCAAGGGGAAGTTCTATCAGGGACTTCGGGGACTTGAAAGTTTCCAGGGACATCACAATTCGGACATCAAAAAGGAGAGGGGTGGTGCATCTGACGGCAAAGAAAGCCAGAGCAGTAGGTTTGATCTGGTGGAGAATGATGACAGTGATTGTCAAGATGATTCCTCCTCCTCTTCAAAGCTGGATGCAGACTGTGTAAGTGAAGAGAATGACACAATCAAAGGGAAGTTGAGCCCAGCTTTCTCTGACAGAGGGAACCCGTCACCTAGCCCCCCTGCCAGCAACGGGCACAGCAGTTCTTCAGAGCTTGTCAGCGACTCCCAGGAAGTCCTTAGCATAAACCCTCTAAGCGCACTACAGTCTGTCTTGAACAATCATTTGGGTAAAGCAAACAAGCCCAGACCTGAAAGCATCCTCTCCCATCGCACACAATCCATCTTTTCAGAACTGAACAGAGGTTTAGAGAAACCAGTTTCAGCACTCTCCGCATCTGCTGCCATCAGGCCCAGCAATAGCTTCATGTACACAAACGACGACCAGCCAATAGACTTGacaaaacacaaacacagcaaactAAACACTTCCCTCTTATTGCAGTCCTCCACTCCAGTACCCCAGAAGCACGCGCTCTCCGACATCGCTGACATGGTGAAGGTTCTTCCGAAAGCCACAACCCCAAAGCCCTCCATGCCAGCGAGAGTACCTGTCATGAAGCTGGAGACCGATGTGCGGCGATTTGAGGACGTCTCCAGCGAGATGTACTCAGTTCACAAGCGTAAAGGCAGGCAGTCCAACTGGAACCCCCAGCATCTGCTCATTCTTCAAGCCCAGTTCGCTTCCAGCCTTTTTCAGACGTCTGAGGGCAAGTATCTCCTCTCAGACCTCGGGCCTCAGGAGAGGATGCACATCTCCAAGTTCACCGGGCTTTCCATGACCACCATCAGCCACTGGCTCGCCAACGTCAAGTACCAGCTTAGGAAAACGGGAGGGACCAAGTTTTTGAAGAACATGGACACTGGCCATCCGGTCTTCTACTGCAATGACTGTGCGTCGCAATTCAGAACACCCTCTGCGTTTATATCCCACCTGGAGAACCATCTGGGCTTCCAAATCAAGGACATGAACAAACTACCCATAGAACATCCGACTAAAATAACAGAGGCCGAACTTTCAAAGGCACTCAATGTCCGGGCGACGGACGCGCAGATCACGGAAGAGGAATCTGACTCAAAGTTCAAATGCAAGCTTTGCAGTCGGACATTTGCCAGCAATCACGCGGTCAAACTTCACTTGAGTAAAACTCACAGTAAATCCCCCGAAAACCATTCACAGTTTGTGGAAATGGACAAAGAGTAG